From one Alicyclobacillus acidocaldarius subsp. acidocaldarius Tc-4-1 genomic stretch:
- a CDS encoding response regulator transcription factor gives MAQTRILVVDDEERIRRLVRMYLERNGFEVDEAADGKEALNKALNQAYALIILDLMLPGMDGRDVCAQIRQHSNVPIMMLTAAGDEANRVHGFELGADDYVVKPFSPRELVLRVKAMLKRTGEVEYGRNAIQTLTFPGLEIQIDARRVEVNGQEVNLTPKEFDLLVYMAQRPDKVFSREELLRDVWNYQFFGDQRTVDTHIKRLREKLGQASPEVSRYIVTVWGVGYKFEVAS, from the coding sequence ATGGCACAGACGCGAATCTTGGTTGTGGACGACGAGGAACGGATTCGCCGATTGGTTCGCATGTACCTCGAGCGAAACGGGTTTGAGGTCGATGAGGCGGCTGATGGAAAAGAAGCACTCAACAAGGCTTTGAATCAGGCGTACGCATTGATTATTTTAGACCTGATGTTGCCCGGGATGGACGGTCGTGACGTGTGCGCGCAAATTCGTCAGCACAGCAACGTGCCCATTATGATGCTGACCGCAGCGGGCGATGAGGCGAATCGCGTCCACGGCTTCGAACTGGGAGCCGACGACTATGTCGTCAAGCCGTTCAGCCCGCGCGAACTCGTGCTGCGCGTGAAGGCCATGCTCAAGCGCACCGGTGAAGTGGAGTATGGCCGAAATGCGATTCAAACGCTTACGTTTCCCGGCTTGGAGATTCAGATCGACGCGCGCCGCGTCGAGGTCAACGGTCAGGAGGTCAATCTGACCCCGAAGGAGTTCGACCTTTTAGTCTACATGGCTCAGCGCCCTGATAAGGTCTTTAGCCGTGAAGAACTGCTGAGGGATGTTTGGAATTATCAGTTCTTCGGAGATCAGCGCACCGTAGACACACATATCAAACGGCTTCGCGAAAAGCTGGGCCAGGCTTCGCCCGAGGTGAGCCGCTACATTGTGACCGTGTGGGGCGTCGGGTACAAGTTCGAGGTGGCTTCGTGA
- a CDS encoding YhcN/YlaJ family sporulation lipoprotein, whose protein sequence is MIKSARIAAALWMVLVVTGCGRVDNASQAANRVAQASRQAGNAVANTVQRAGQAADRVGQAMGDQAAATFREANDIASYLVRSGYAQQAIAFVMGDVAYLAIQTPPAAGSKQTNKDQIAEHVKSAFPAIRQVYVSEDPDVYARFEHFQRMMQQGHLVQGVWQSFKTSVVRMFPS, encoded by the coding sequence ATGATCAAGTCGGCGCGGATTGCAGCCGCACTGTGGATGGTTTTGGTGGTGACCGGGTGCGGGCGAGTGGACAACGCGTCACAAGCCGCCAACCGTGTCGCGCAGGCCTCGAGACAGGCGGGCAACGCTGTGGCCAATACCGTCCAACGAGCAGGGCAAGCAGCGGATCGCGTAGGACAAGCGATGGGTGATCAGGCGGCCGCGACCTTTCGTGAGGCCAATGACATCGCCTCCTATCTCGTGCGATCCGGCTATGCACAGCAGGCCATCGCCTTCGTGATGGGCGATGTGGCTTATCTCGCCATTCAAACGCCACCAGCGGCCGGCTCCAAACAGACGAACAAGGACCAGATTGCGGAGCACGTGAAATCCGCATTTCCAGCGATCCGCCAGGTGTACGTCAGCGAGGATCCGGACGTGTACGCGAGGTTTGAGCACTTTCAGCGGATGATGCAGCAAGGCCATCTGGTTCAGGGCGTCTGGCAGAGCTTCAAAACGTCTGTGGTTCGCATGTTCCCATCCTGA
- a CDS encoding pseudouridine synthase: protein MERLQKVLAHAGVASRRKCEELILAGRVSVDGEVVTQLGAKVDPSRQRIAVDGVPIELEQPVVLVLNKPVAYLSTVSDPLGRRTVMELLPPIRERVYPVGRLDYDTSGLLLFTNDGELTQRLLHPSREIEKVYRVSVRGIVDRETRRALMEGVELEDGVTAPARVEVLRQADGEDGVAVVHLAIHEGRNRQVRRMFERLGLPVLRLKRIAFGPISLGHLKTGQWRALSQDEWVALYQTAGMTPPPYRRPTIRRESGGKGPARSLSRDRNVRRD, encoded by the coding sequence ATGGAACGATTGCAGAAGGTGTTGGCACATGCTGGCGTCGCGTCGCGCAGGAAGTGTGAGGAGCTCATCCTCGCCGGGCGGGTCAGCGTGGACGGCGAGGTTGTGACCCAGTTGGGCGCAAAGGTCGATCCGTCACGTCAGCGCATCGCGGTGGATGGCGTGCCCATTGAGCTCGAGCAGCCAGTGGTGCTTGTGTTGAACAAGCCCGTCGCCTATCTGTCCACGGTATCCGATCCGTTGGGACGGCGCACGGTGATGGAACTTTTGCCTCCGATCCGAGAACGCGTGTACCCGGTCGGCCGGCTCGACTATGACACGAGCGGGCTTTTGCTATTCACGAATGACGGCGAACTGACGCAGAGGCTGCTTCACCCTTCGCGTGAGATCGAAAAAGTGTACCGCGTTTCGGTGCGGGGGATCGTGGATCGAGAAACTCGGCGGGCCCTGATGGAGGGCGTGGAGCTAGAGGATGGTGTGACCGCCCCCGCGAGGGTCGAGGTCCTTCGGCAGGCGGATGGCGAGGACGGCGTCGCCGTCGTCCATCTCGCTATTCACGAAGGCCGAAATCGGCAGGTGCGGAGGATGTTCGAGCGGCTCGGGCTGCCTGTGCTGCGATTGAAGAGGATTGCATTCGGACCTATCTCACTCGGTCACCTGAAGACGGGCCAATGGCGTGCCCTGAGCCAGGATGAGTGGGTCGCGTTGTACCAGACGGCGGGCATGACACCGCCTCCGTACCGACGGCCGACGATCCGGCGCGAATCCGGTGGCAAGGGTCCTGCGCGGTCGCTTTCTCGAGACCGCAACGTCCGCCGCGACTGA
- a CDS encoding spore maturation protein, with protein MSEALAVISEWTLPLVVSLILVIGAWRRVPIYQTFVQGAKGGFSTAIRLIPHLVAMMVAVSVFRASGAMDGLVQLLDPVLTWLHVPAEVAPMGILRPITGQGSLAFMIDIFRKHGPDSHLGLLASTMQASSDTTLYILTVYFGSVGIYRFRYALAVGLMSDFVSVLASVFAVWLVSGMIQV; from the coding sequence ATGAGCGAGGCACTGGCCGTCATCAGCGAATGGACGCTCCCACTTGTCGTGAGCCTGATCCTGGTGATCGGAGCCTGGCGGCGGGTGCCCATTTACCAGACTTTCGTGCAAGGCGCCAAAGGCGGTTTTTCGACAGCCATTCGGCTCATCCCGCATCTCGTTGCGATGATGGTGGCGGTCAGTGTCTTTCGCGCATCCGGCGCCATGGACGGGCTCGTTCAGCTGCTCGATCCGGTCCTCACCTGGCTGCACGTTCCTGCTGAAGTGGCGCCGATGGGCATTCTGCGGCCCATCACGGGCCAGGGCAGTCTGGCCTTCATGATCGACATTTTTCGGAAACACGGGCCCGATTCCCATTTGGGGTTGTTGGCCTCGACCATGCAAGCCTCATCCGACACCACGCTGTACATTTTGACGGTATATTTCGGAAGTGTGGGCATCTATCGGTTTCGCTACGCGCTCGCCGTAGGGCTTATGAGCGACTTCGTCAGCGTGCTCGCGTCGGTTTTCGCAGTTTGGCTCGTGTCTGGTATGATACAGGTCTAG
- a CDS encoding nucleoside recognition domain-containing protein, translated as MIDFIWLALFLSGVATAMVTGRMPMVSSAILKGAESGVELCIGLIGAISLWMGLMHIAERAGAVAWLARKLKPVARRLFPSVPADHPAMGAILANMSANLLGIGNAATPLGLKAMEELQKLNPHPDRASDAMCTLLAVNTASITLIPTTVIAIRMQYHSAHPSAVVLTTLVASLIGTCAALVLDRLFRALSHRRQVR; from the coding sequence GTGATCGACTTCATTTGGCTCGCGTTGTTCCTCTCCGGCGTCGCTACTGCGATGGTCACCGGCCGCATGCCGATGGTGTCCAGCGCCATCCTGAAAGGCGCGGAAAGCGGCGTGGAGTTGTGCATCGGTCTTATCGGCGCCATCAGTCTGTGGATGGGGCTTATGCACATCGCAGAGCGCGCCGGTGCCGTGGCTTGGCTGGCTCGAAAGTTAAAGCCCGTCGCTCGCCGCCTGTTTCCTTCCGTCCCCGCCGATCATCCCGCGATGGGCGCCATCTTGGCCAACATGAGCGCCAACCTTCTGGGCATTGGGAATGCCGCGACGCCTCTAGGCCTTAAGGCGATGGAGGAACTGCAGAAGTTGAATCCCCATCCGGACAGGGCTTCGGACGCCATGTGCACGCTTCTGGCCGTGAACACGGCTAGCATCACGTTGATTCCCACGACCGTCATTGCCATCCGCATGCAGTACCATTCTGCTCATCCCTCGGCCGTGGTCCTTACCACCTTGGTCGCCTCGCTCATTGGTACGTGTGCGGCACTGGTCCTCGATCGTCTCTTTCGAGCGCTTTCCCATCGGAGGCAGGTGCGATGA
- the ytfJ gene encoding GerW family sporulation protein, protein MDHPIQSLMQTAMSNLREMVDVNTIIGDPVETPDGTVILPVSKVGFGFAAGGSQIEGGDAHGQGQGDLPFGGGSGGGVSITPIGFLIVHGNNVRLLSADHQNQLYDRLIDLAPAMLERIQSLFSKQKTSDPPVM, encoded by the coding sequence GTGGATCATCCCATTCAGAGTCTCATGCAGACCGCGATGTCGAATCTTCGCGAGATGGTGGACGTGAACACCATCATCGGCGATCCGGTCGAGACGCCGGACGGAACGGTCATCTTGCCAGTGTCGAAAGTGGGCTTTGGGTTTGCAGCCGGCGGAAGTCAGATTGAGGGAGGGGACGCGCACGGTCAGGGACAAGGCGATCTCCCGTTCGGAGGCGGATCGGGGGGCGGCGTTTCCATCACGCCGATTGGCTTTCTCATTGTGCACGGCAACAATGTTCGGCTCCTGTCGGCGGATCACCAGAATCAGCTGTACGACCGACTGATTGACCTCGCGCCCGCCATGTTGGAGCGAATCCAGAGCCTATTTTCCAAGCAAAAGACGTCGGATCCTCCGGTCATGTAA
- a CDS encoding DUF2953 domain-containing protein: MPASMGFGWIGIACGLCVALCVLFMAAPIRVEVEYRRAGSDEIRAHVRAMYGLVRVRWRWASGEGRVQPKRGRGPTADRLPEPSRPSLSLNAWRSFAHRALRALDRMAPHVHVEELQLEARMGAGESVQTGVLVGVCYAAIYTILGWIGSRVRMHRVPTVSIAPAFQDVLLTIYARSIVRIRTGYVIAAGLCMLTAWKRRAS, from the coding sequence GTGCCTGCATCCATGGGATTCGGTTGGATTGGCATCGCATGCGGGCTGTGTGTGGCGCTGTGCGTCCTTTTCATGGCGGCCCCCATCCGCGTGGAGGTGGAATACAGGCGTGCGGGATCGGACGAAATCCGCGCCCACGTTCGAGCGATGTATGGATTGGTCCGGGTGCGGTGGAGGTGGGCGAGTGGGGAGGGCAGGGTGCAGCCAAAGAGAGGGCGCGGTCCGACGGCGGACCGTCTGCCCGAGCCCAGCCGCCCCTCGCTCTCGCTGAACGCTTGGCGATCCTTCGCGCACCGTGCGCTTCGCGCGCTCGATCGCATGGCGCCGCATGTCCACGTCGAAGAATTGCAGCTGGAAGCTCGAATGGGCGCCGGGGAGTCCGTTCAGACAGGCGTGCTCGTGGGCGTGTGTTACGCCGCCATCTACACAATTTTGGGTTGGATTGGCAGTCGAGTGAGGATGCACCGCGTTCCAACCGTCTCCATTGCTCCCGCGTTCCAAGATGTCTTGTTGACCATCTACGCGAGGAGCATAGTGCGCATTCGCACAGGGTACGTTATAGCTGCAGGACTTTGCATGTTGACGGCTTGGAAGAGGAGGGCGTCGTAA
- the scpB gene encoding SMC-Scp complex subunit ScpB, translating into MELVAALEAVLFAAGSEGMSTREIAQVLDVSEGQARDLCHLLAAHLEERGSGLTLLHTGDTWQLVTRPEFAPYFRRMADQPARSSLSQAALEVLAIISYKQPITRAEIEEIRGVQSDRALATLIHRGLVQEVGRQDGPGRPILYGTTMEFLRQFGLRSLDELPPLPDFAGKEGRPDLFAMSADLARD; encoded by the coding sequence ATGGAATTGGTCGCTGCGCTTGAAGCGGTGTTGTTCGCCGCCGGTTCGGAGGGGATGTCGACCCGCGAGATTGCGCAGGTGTTGGACGTGTCGGAGGGCCAGGCGCGCGATCTCTGCCACCTGCTCGCCGCGCACTTGGAGGAACGTGGTTCAGGGCTGACGCTGCTCCACACAGGAGACACGTGGCAACTCGTGACGCGCCCTGAGTTTGCACCGTATTTTCGCCGGATGGCGGATCAACCTGCCCGTTCCAGTCTGTCACAGGCCGCGTTGGAAGTTCTGGCTATCATCTCGTATAAGCAGCCCATCACGCGTGCCGAAATCGAGGAGATTCGGGGCGTACAGTCGGATCGCGCACTCGCCACTCTTATCCACCGGGGGCTTGTCCAAGAAGTGGGGCGGCAGGACGGACCGGGTCGGCCGATTTTATACGGGACCACGATGGAGTTTCTCCGCCAGTTTGGATTGAGATCCTTGGACGAACTTCCGCCGCTGCCCGATTTTGCGGGAAAGGAGGGGCGGCCCGATTTGTTCGCGATGTCGGCAGATCTCGCGCGGGACTGA
- a CDS encoding segregation and condensation protein A, whose protein sequence is MSYEIRLAQFEGPLDLLLHLIRKNEIDIYDIPIAAITEQYLQYLDDLERWSLDIASEFLVMAATLLSIKSRMLLPRRSAAPDEEEDPRLPLVQQLLEYERCKWAAAQLADLAARNAQVYGREPMDLRPYRPDTQAERLDVTLWDLVDAFRKLYLRLPPSERVAEIRGKVEKVEEWMDEIAERMRRYRSAEFTWLLGGRFTREALVAAFLAILELLKDGRLTCRQAEPFGPIELVWTGD, encoded by the coding sequence GTGTCCTACGAAATCCGACTCGCGCAGTTCGAAGGCCCACTCGATCTGCTCTTGCATCTCATCCGCAAGAATGAGATCGACATTTATGACATTCCCATTGCCGCGATTACCGAACAGTACCTTCAATACTTGGATGACCTCGAGCGGTGGTCGCTCGACATCGCGAGTGAATTTCTAGTGATGGCGGCGACGCTCCTGTCGATTAAGTCGCGCATGTTGCTTCCGCGGAGATCAGCCGCGCCTGACGAAGAAGAAGATCCGCGGCTCCCGCTCGTGCAACAATTGCTCGAGTACGAGCGGTGCAAGTGGGCCGCCGCTCAGCTGGCCGATCTCGCCGCGCGGAACGCCCAGGTGTACGGCCGCGAGCCGATGGATCTGCGCCCATACCGGCCCGATACCCAGGCAGAGAGGCTCGACGTGACGCTGTGGGACCTCGTCGACGCGTTTCGCAAGCTGTACCTGCGGTTGCCGCCGTCGGAGCGCGTTGCAGAAATCCGCGGAAAGGTCGAAAAGGTCGAGGAGTGGATGGACGAGATCGCCGAACGCATGCGACGATATCGGTCCGCAGAATTCACCTGGCTCCTCGGCGGGAGGTTCACGCGGGAGGCTCTGGTGGCCGCGTTTCTCGCCATCCTGGAGTTGCTCAAGGATGGCCGCCTGACGTGCCGACAAGCGGAGCCGTTCGGTCCCATTGAACTTGTCTGGACGGGGGATTGA
- a CDS encoding site-2 protease family protein — MFASWLNPVWILRFALVLASLVLHEFAHAAMATWLGDSTPRRQGRLTLNPAAHLDLTGLIAMLVAPIGWARPVEIHPGAFRHPRAGMAWVALAGPLANVVLAALSFAVQSLPVVSVSDALQQLLGLAFEVNVALVLLNILPIPPLDGWRALYALLPVRWRLSLAWLDAYGPWFLLLIFLLPPANRAFSDLVYAVMSYCYGV, encoded by the coding sequence TTGTTCGCTTCATGGCTCAATCCCGTCTGGATCTTGCGCTTCGCTCTCGTGCTTGCGAGTCTGGTGCTGCACGAGTTTGCGCATGCGGCGATGGCGACCTGGCTCGGGGATTCGACGCCCAGGCGTCAAGGGCGGTTGACACTCAATCCCGCAGCGCACCTCGATTTGACGGGCCTTATCGCCATGCTGGTGGCACCCATCGGCTGGGCGCGCCCCGTCGAGATCCACCCGGGTGCATTTCGCCATCCTCGCGCCGGGATGGCGTGGGTCGCATTGGCCGGTCCCCTGGCCAATGTCGTCCTGGCCGCGTTGAGCTTCGCCGTGCAAAGCCTTCCGGTGGTGTCGGTCTCGGACGCCTTGCAGCAACTGTTGGGTTTGGCTTTCGAGGTAAACGTCGCCCTGGTGTTGTTGAATATCCTGCCCATTCCACCGCTCGACGGATGGCGCGCCCTGTATGCACTGTTGCCCGTGCGCTGGCGCCTTTCGCTCGCGTGGCTGGATGCTTACGGCCCCTGGTTCCTGTTGCTCATCTTCCTTCTTCCACCCGCAAACCGCGCGTTTTCCGATCTCGTCTACGCCGTGATGTCGTACTGCTACGGCGTGTGA
- a CDS encoding spermidine synthase yields MDIRARQGLKDTKLLYAGPGTVHRWIEVVEEKGIRQMRFGRNGGWQGALDLARPERPVFPYQRAFAALAEAHEPIRAFLAIGVGAGTSLHHVRRLHPEAALHGVEIDETVLTLGIEFFQAPSHREANYWVGDGVQFISSPHAATYDLVFVDAYLKASIYQPCLAPGTVSCLARVTSNRGTVVYNLITAGYRSSYWRGFLDVMRSSFPVLLDLPVGLPLTAQNRLFIATRDEDLAARLRQMCMRAGASDLERVSWSLRLSAL; encoded by the coding sequence ATGGACATTCGCGCACGACAGGGGTTGAAGGATACGAAGCTTTTGTACGCGGGACCAGGTACGGTTCATCGTTGGATTGAGGTCGTCGAAGAGAAGGGCATTCGACAGATGCGTTTCGGGCGAAACGGCGGCTGGCAGGGGGCGCTCGATCTCGCCCGGCCTGAGCGCCCCGTTTTTCCGTATCAACGAGCGTTCGCGGCTCTCGCCGAGGCTCATGAGCCGATTCGGGCGTTTCTCGCCATCGGCGTGGGGGCGGGGACGAGCCTCCACCATGTTCGCCGCCTTCATCCGGAGGCGGCCCTTCATGGCGTCGAGATCGACGAGACCGTGCTGACCCTCGGAATCGAGTTTTTCCAGGCGCCGTCTCACCGCGAGGCGAACTACTGGGTTGGAGATGGCGTGCAGTTCATCTCCTCGCCCCACGCCGCCACCTACGACCTCGTCTTCGTAGACGCGTATCTGAAGGCGAGCATTTATCAACCCTGCCTCGCCCCGGGAACGGTGTCCTGCCTCGCTCGCGTCACCTCGAATCGCGGGACGGTGGTGTACAACCTCATTACAGCAGGATATCGCTCCTCGTATTGGAGGGGGTTTCTGGACGTCATGCGCTCCTCCTTCCCCGTACTGCTGGATCTTCCCGTGGGTCTTCCGCTCACCGCCCAAAACCGACTGTTCATTGCCACGCGCGACGAGGATCTCGCGGCAAGACTTCGCCAAATGTGCATGCGGGCAGGGGCGTCGGATCTCGAGCGCGTCTCTTGGTCGCTTCGCCTATCAGCGCTGTGA
- a CDS encoding stage V sporulation protein AE — MRHLRHVVSHPRRVIVVTDGDRVAARALAIAAKRTGCSFVAQSRGNPTRLSGVELVRCVEAAPRDPVIVMLDDNGDPAEAAGESALRVLGAHPSVEIAAILAVASHTGGVRGTPVDFSVDCHGRRVEHAVDKEGHETDAYLVAGDTVDALCGLDVPLIVGIGDIGKIGGLDAPARGAPVTTSAIEWVLMELAWRAGRRHLAPSGRLPTPTTRMRHTLQ, encoded by the coding sequence GTGAGGCACTTGCGCCACGTGGTCTCGCATCCCCGCCGCGTGATTGTGGTGACGGACGGCGATCGCGTCGCTGCACGAGCCCTGGCTATCGCAGCGAAGCGCACAGGGTGTTCATTCGTCGCGCAGAGCCGGGGAAATCCCACACGGTTGAGTGGCGTGGAACTCGTGCGGTGCGTTGAGGCCGCCCCGCGCGATCCGGTCATCGTCATGCTGGATGACAACGGCGATCCCGCCGAGGCGGCAGGAGAGTCTGCGCTGCGGGTCCTCGGTGCGCATCCGTCGGTCGAAATCGCCGCCATTCTGGCCGTCGCTTCGCACACGGGAGGGGTGCGCGGAACACCCGTCGACTTCAGCGTCGATTGTCACGGCCGCCGCGTCGAGCATGCGGTCGACAAGGAGGGACATGAGACGGACGCCTACCTCGTCGCGGGGGACACCGTGGACGCGCTCTGCGGCTTGGATGTGCCGCTCATCGTCGGCATCGGCGACATCGGTAAAATAGGGGGACTCGATGCGCCCGCGCGCGGCGCTCCGGTCACGACGAGCGCCATCGAATGGGTTCTCATGGAACTCGCCTGGCGCGCGGGGCGCCGCCATCTTGCGCCCAGCGGACGGCTGCCCACACCCACGACTCGGATGCGACATACCCTTCAGTAG
- the spoVAE gene encoding stage V sporulation protein AE — MSAWTFLWAFLVGGAICAIGQVIMDTTKLTPGHVMSILVVAGAVADGLGLYDPLIKFAGAGATVPITSFGNALVHGAMHEAKIHGLIGVITGIFEVTSAGISAAIVFAFLAAVFAKPKG; from the coding sequence ATGTCGGCGTGGACGTTCTTGTGGGCGTTTTTGGTGGGTGGCGCCATCTGCGCCATTGGGCAAGTGATCATGGACACGACCAAACTCACGCCTGGGCACGTCATGTCCATCCTCGTTGTGGCTGGCGCGGTGGCGGACGGCTTAGGGCTTTACGATCCGCTCATCAAGTTCGCCGGCGCTGGCGCGACCGTGCCCATCACGAGCTTCGGGAACGCCCTTGTGCACGGCGCCATGCACGAGGCGAAGATTCACGGGCTGATTGGCGTGATCACCGGCATCTTCGAGGTCACGAGCGCGGGTATCTCCGCCGCCATCGTGTTCGCGTTTCTCGCCGCCGTGTTTGCGAAACCGAAGGGGTGA
- the spoVAD gene encoding stage V sporulation protein AD has product MARLGRSTWAFGERQVAVKATSTVAGSLEGQGPLSDAFDVRVNDDRAGQATWERAEQALFRRAAEIACEKAAVHPSDLDLVVGADLNAQLTSFYMGLRPLARPMLGVYSACASICEALAVAGLAVATGFADVVLVGTSSHTSTAERQFRYPTEYGVQRPPTAQRTVTGAGAAILARGRGKWQITHATIGEIADFGVRCPWEMGAAMAPAACDTLRQHLQDTGRSVVDYDLVVTGDLGRVGLDILRHLLVEQGLASATVAEERVQDCGAMIYDENQPEVFSGGSGAACSTLVTFGHLFREMDRGHIHRLLVCATGALLSQVSAQQGDTIPSISHAIAFERGD; this is encoded by the coding sequence GTGGCAAGACTAGGGCGCTCCACGTGGGCATTCGGCGAACGCCAGGTAGCCGTCAAGGCCACTTCGACCGTGGCTGGCTCCTTGGAGGGGCAAGGCCCGCTCTCCGACGCCTTCGACGTCCGCGTAAATGACGATCGCGCTGGGCAAGCCACCTGGGAACGGGCGGAACAGGCGTTGTTTCGCCGAGCAGCCGAGATCGCGTGCGAAAAAGCGGCTGTCCATCCGAGCGATCTCGACCTCGTCGTCGGCGCGGATCTCAACGCGCAACTGACATCGTTCTATATGGGGTTAAGGCCTTTGGCCAGGCCTATGCTGGGCGTGTACAGCGCTTGCGCTTCCATCTGCGAGGCGCTTGCCGTGGCTGGTCTGGCTGTGGCGACCGGATTTGCGGATGTCGTCCTCGTCGGCACGTCGAGTCACACCAGCACGGCCGAGCGCCAGTTCCGATATCCCACGGAGTACGGCGTCCAGCGCCCGCCAACCGCTCAGCGCACCGTCACGGGCGCTGGCGCGGCCATCCTCGCGCGAGGCCGTGGGAAGTGGCAAATCACCCACGCAACCATTGGCGAGATCGCGGACTTCGGCGTCAGGTGCCCATGGGAAATGGGCGCGGCGATGGCGCCGGCCGCGTGTGATACGTTGCGACAGCATCTGCAAGATACCGGCCGCTCTGTCGTCGACTACGATCTCGTCGTCACGGGTGATCTCGGCCGCGTCGGGCTGGACATCCTGCGCCATCTTCTCGTCGAACAGGGGTTGGCGTCAGCAACGGTCGCAGAGGAGCGGGTCCAGGATTGTGGCGCCATGATCTATGACGAAAATCAGCCTGAGGTGTTTTCGGGCGGCAGCGGGGCTGCGTGCAGCACCCTGGTGACCTTCGGACACCTGTTCCGAGAGATGGACCGCGGCCACATTCACCGGCTGCTGGTGTGCGCCACGGGAGCGCTGCTATCGCAGGTCAGCGCTCAGCAAGGGGATACGATTCCGTCCATCTCGCACGCCATCGCATTCGAACGGGGGGATTGA
- the spoVAC gene encoding stage V sporulation protein AC translates to MPIATPEEQARYHALVNRLTPGRPILRNTVRAFIVGGLICELGQAIQALFVRYGGFKPTEAGNPTVAVLILLAAIFTAMGVYDRFAQWAGAGSAVPVTGFSNTMTSAAMEHRSEGFVAGVGGNMFKVSGPVIVYGVVSAFFIALIRYVVEHL, encoded by the coding sequence ATGCCAATCGCGACACCCGAGGAGCAAGCCCGGTACCACGCGCTTGTGAATCGCCTGACGCCCGGACGGCCCATCCTCCGAAATACGGTGCGAGCCTTCATCGTCGGTGGGCTCATCTGCGAACTGGGACAGGCGATCCAAGCCCTGTTCGTGCGGTATGGCGGCTTCAAGCCCACCGAGGCCGGGAATCCAACGGTCGCCGTGCTCATCCTGCTAGCAGCGATCTTCACCGCCATGGGCGTCTACGACCGATTTGCGCAGTGGGCTGGCGCCGGATCGGCCGTACCTGTTACAGGTTTTTCCAACACGATGACGTCCGCCGCCATGGAACACCGCAGCGAGGGATTCGTGGCGGGCGTGGGCGGCAACATGTTCAAGGTCTCGGGTCCCGTCATTGTCTACGGGGTTGTCAGCGCGTTCTTCATCGCGCTCATCCGATACGTGGTGGAGCACCTCTAG
- the sigF gene encoding RNA polymerase sporulation sigma factor SigF → MDQAKERPVPHHVDEYEKLSDEEVRELLERSHNGDAEARERLIVHNQRLVWAVVQRFLGRGYEAEDLFQIGCIGLMKAVDKFDLSYDVKFSTYAVPMIIGEIQRFLRDDSTVKVSRSLKETAKQIRHVRDRLAKELGRQPHITEIAEAMGMEPSEIVFAQEALRAPASIHETVYENDGDPIYLMDQIADEETEGKFDKVELHEIIGRLPERERFIVYMRFFRDKTQSDVARVLGISQVQVSRLEKRILQQIRQELE, encoded by the coding sequence GTGGATCAGGCAAAGGAGCGCCCCGTTCCACACCATGTGGATGAATATGAGAAACTGTCCGACGAAGAGGTCCGGGAGCTTCTGGAGCGGAGCCACAACGGCGACGCGGAGGCGAGGGAGCGACTCATTGTTCACAACCAGCGCCTCGTGTGGGCCGTCGTCCAGCGATTTCTCGGGCGAGGTTATGAAGCGGAAGATCTCTTCCAAATCGGATGCATCGGCCTGATGAAGGCCGTCGACAAGTTCGACCTGTCTTACGACGTCAAATTCTCGACGTATGCCGTCCCCATGATCATCGGCGAGATCCAGCGGTTTCTGAGGGACGACAGCACGGTCAAAGTGAGCCGAAGTCTCAAGGAGACGGCGAAACAGATCCGCCACGTGCGGGATCGGCTCGCGAAGGAACTCGGTCGCCAGCCGCACATCACCGAGATTGCCGAGGCCATGGGCATGGAGCCTTCGGAAATCGTGTTTGCGCAAGAAGCCCTTCGCGCACCGGCGTCGATCCATGAGACCGTGTACGAAAACGACGGGGATCCCATCTATCTGATGGACCAGATAGCGGACGAGGAGACCGAGGGCAAGTTCGACAAGGTCGAGCTGCACGAGATCATCGGGCGACTACCGGAGCGTGAGCGCTTCATCGTGTACATGCGATTCTTCCGCGATAAGACGCAGAGCGACGTGGCGCGCGTGTTGGGCATTTCTCAGGTGCAAGTCTCGCGTTTGGAAAAGCGAATCCTGCAGCAAATTCGACAGGAACTGGAATAA